One genomic segment of Suttonella sp. R2A3 includes these proteins:
- the rlmKL gene encoding bifunctional 23S rRNA (guanine(2069)-N(7))-methyltransferase RlmK/23S rRNA (guanine(2445)-N(2))-methyltransferase RlmL translates to MTQQAIILPCAKGSEQVLAEEAAALGLENPRIGVSVVSGYGDLQTAYQLCLGSRVASRVLWVLSEGEITNPDELYELTASVPWDDHLSADNTFAVRFNGIGCGIRNTQFGGLKVKDAVVDVLRSKLHRRPDVDSKNPDISIEAHLRKGKVTLALDLSGGALHQRGYRQAQGVAPIKEHLAATLLYRAQWPKLAAQGASLIDPMCGAGTLLIEAIMMAADVAPGLQRERFGFEHWQSHVPAQWRRLRDEANARAEAGLAAIKNKIYGFDQDGRTLAAARANIAAAGFESLIHLERRSVADLRAQPAYGQQGLLLSNPPYGERIGELPDLIATYEALGQAFKTFPADWHMALISSNQDMLKRLHLRSDKTYQAFNGAIESRIALYLRASQPEDADESAAPDAPKLSDQAQMFANRLRKNVKSGRKAAAKRGTNAWRVYDQDMPEYAFAIDVYADWAHVQEYAPPKTIDPDKARQRVYDVVQVIPEVLDIPAEHVVLKTRARQSGKQQYQQREAREQWFGVQEGAATLLVNLYDYLDTGLFLDHRLMRERLSREAEGKRVLNLFCYTASASVHAALGGASYTTSVDLSQTYLDWAQRNFDANGLSDRHRLIKADVMRWIAEGQSEFDLIFCDPPTFSNTKKEDRVFDVQHDQRTLIDACMRRLAKGGTLYFSNNYRGFKLDEAISEAYHVEEISPATIDFDFQRRPNIHRVWAITHKS, encoded by the coding sequence ATGACACAACAAGCCATTATCTTACCGTGCGCTAAAGGCAGCGAACAGGTGCTCGCTGAAGAAGCCGCAGCGCTCGGTCTCGAGAACCCTCGCATTGGGGTATCGGTGGTTTCCGGCTATGGCGATTTACAAACCGCCTATCAATTATGCCTCGGTTCGCGCGTTGCCAGCCGTGTGCTATGGGTACTCAGCGAAGGCGAGATCACAAACCCCGATGAACTCTATGAACTCACCGCCAGTGTGCCATGGGATGATCATTTGAGCGCAGACAACACCTTTGCTGTACGATTTAACGGCATCGGCTGTGGTATCCGTAACACCCAGTTTGGCGGACTCAAGGTTAAAGACGCAGTGGTTGATGTGCTACGCAGCAAGCTGCATCGTCGTCCGGATGTTGATAGTAAAAACCCCGATATCAGCATTGAGGCACACCTGCGTAAAGGCAAGGTCACGCTGGCGCTCGATCTTTCCGGCGGTGCACTGCATCAGCGCGGCTATCGCCAGGCGCAAGGCGTGGCGCCTATTAAGGAACACCTCGCGGCCACCCTGCTCTACCGCGCACAATGGCCAAAACTCGCCGCACAAGGCGCTTCGCTGATCGATCCGATGTGTGGCGCAGGAACGTTGCTCATTGAAGCAATCATGATGGCCGCTGACGTTGCTCCTGGTCTGCAACGTGAACGCTTTGGCTTTGAACATTGGCAGAGCCATGTGCCGGCACAATGGCGACGCTTACGTGATGAAGCCAATGCGCGTGCTGAAGCCGGTTTAGCGGCGATCAAGAACAAAATATACGGCTTTGACCAAGACGGACGTACTCTTGCTGCCGCGAGAGCCAATATTGCCGCAGCTGGATTTGAATCACTGATTCATCTAGAGCGCCGCAGTGTTGCGGATTTACGCGCCCAACCTGCCTACGGCCAGCAAGGGCTCTTGCTCTCGAACCCACCTTATGGCGAACGTATTGGTGAATTACCGGATCTCATCGCAACTTACGAAGCGCTCGGGCAAGCGTTTAAAACCTTCCCTGCCGACTGGCATATGGCGCTGATTTCCAGCAATCAGGATATGCTCAAACGGCTGCATTTGCGTAGCGATAAAACCTATCAGGCGTTTAACGGCGCGATTGAATCGCGAATTGCGCTTTACTTGCGCGCCAGCCAACCCGAAGACGCCGATGAGAGCGCAGCCCCTGATGCACCGAAACTCAGCGATCAGGCGCAAATGTTCGCCAATCGCTTGCGCAAGAACGTCAAGAGCGGACGTAAAGCGGCGGCGAAACGTGGCACCAATGCGTGGCGGGTATATGATCAAGATATGCCTGAATACGCCTTTGCGATTGATGTATATGCTGACTGGGCGCATGTGCAGGAATACGCGCCACCGAAAACCATCGACCCTGATAAGGCGCGACAACGCGTTTATGATGTGGTGCAGGTTATTCCGGAAGTTTTAGACATTCCAGCAGAACACGTGGTGCTGAAAACGCGCGCACGACAAAGCGGCAAACAGCAATACCAGCAGCGTGAAGCACGAGAGCAATGGTTTGGCGTTCAAGAAGGCGCGGCCACCTTACTAGTCAACTTATACGATTACCTCGATACCGGACTGTTTTTAGACCATCGCCTGATGCGCGAACGCCTATCGCGGGAGGCCGAAGGCAAGCGTGTACTCAATTTGTTTTGCTACACCGCGAGCGCCAGTGTGCACGCAGCGCTTGGTGGCGCGAGTTACACCACCAGCGTAGACCTCTCCCAAACTTATCTCGACTGGGCACAACGCAATTTTGACGCCAATGGCTTAAGCGACCGCCATCGTTTAATCAAAGCCGATGTGATGCGCTGGATTGCTGAAGGCCAGAGCGAATTTGATCTCATTTTCTGCGACCCTCCAACCTTTTCGAACACCAAAAAAGAAGATCGCGTGTTTGATGTACAGCACGACCAACGCACCCTGATCGATGCCTGCAT